Below is a genomic region from Amphiura filiformis chromosome 19, Afil_fr2py, whole genome shotgun sequence.
ctgaaaaggcaaggcagcacagcagtttgtaatatttcaagagggcatcatggcaactgttgaaaatttgagaaggccaccaaggcaatttctcaaaagtgaaaaaaaaacacacacaaacatagatagatgatttgaTAATGagggggcagggctggggcaccgacggcaattTCATTATAgggcacagcaagtgactgccttgggtaaaggacatattttgagggcattacggcggcaaaatgccatgggtgccgtgggttaattcgagggctgccccATACTCAAAACAATCTAGTTCACGTGCTATGTTCAttgcattcatcatcatcatcatcagtcggctgctgagcaggcaactacaagctttctccaactatggcgatcttgggcaagcgaaacaattttgtttggctgcagcatgccttcagtatctcccaggaggtgctggacatactgtaagtacagtgtgcgtggccatCCCGGTTtactcttcccatgtggtggaatataagggcattattctttcacaggctcgtcatcttcaagatgcagtatatggccgagaaatttgagttggtgAATTTtaactctggcaaccagtggagtgatGTGGCATTCATCACACCAGGGTAATTTAATGAGACATTACTTGTTTAGCAAACAAGGCACCTATATTACAAGCTATTTCATAACATGATTTAATTGGCCAATCAGGACAGGACTCTTTTGGTGCACATACATTATTGACAAACAAATGTTAAGAATTTTGATCCAGGTTTGACATCTACCTACATCTTTGTAATTTGGAAAAATTTTTTagaaacatttgaaaacaaaaaacacccaTTTTTATACCAAATATTGACCAAGAAGGGGGTCACTGCTATATCCACAGGCTGGGGGAAAAAGTGGGGGCCAGGGGTCATTTGGCTCCCATAAAGTCCCCAAAGGCCCCTGGTTCTCAATCAAGTAAATACCTGTGACTAGGACAACCTATTTTGTTCAAACTGACCCTGGCCCTAGTAATGGTCATTTTGACTATTAATCAGAATTGTGCATTTTGTTCATAGGTTATTTCTTGCATTCTTTACCTGTTTGTTCATCTGGTTATAAAGgcatctataatattaaacattGTCAAATATCAGTAATTATGtgctttcaaaatagcccgcgattcattgaaaatagcccctggttccctgtaaaatCCCGTGAACCAGGGGCTAACtttttacaaagtagcccctTATTTCCCAGCCTGTATATCCTGAGGCCCAAAAATGAGGCACATCCCTGTATGATAATTTGCATCAAGTCTACTTCATAACACAGTTCAGGCAAGACAAGAAGCGTACCTCTTCTTTTTTCTCATCTGCAGGTGTGTAGTCCTCCAGTAGAGTGTCAAACAGCACTATGCGCTTGTTTTTGTAGAATCCATAGAAGTATGCATTGCTATGGGATGAACGCTTGGAACCTGAAAACAATCAAAGAAATTGAATCCTGTAAATGAATGACACCTTACTACATGTTATCATACTGGATGTTTTAGGGGACTAAAAGTTGgcgccaataaaattgcgaccccctattaTGCGACcccccccaccaccgatacaccttaacacataaacaggctaaaattgtatttaaataagtatttttgaataaaataaacacactatctgtggtcatcttgtgactcctacattttggtcatcaaaattttatgacacccctatttttctttccaaaatttatgacccccatatatttgggacccccctttcgaagaaaatgatagccccttctTTCTTGTAAAATATCAAGTACATGTAGGAGGCAGTTTTGTGTCCCAACTTTACATTTTACTTCTTTCCAGGGTTGTAcctacagtgggcggtggtgggtgACAGAACTTAGTTTTGGAACCCGCCACTCAGCATCGATTTTaacactggagcccaccacttaGAGGCcaattttattgaattagtcaagaatttggtcaatttggcaacaaattgccaaatatgcaagattttcatcaaatgccacccagcactaaaaaatATCTTAGCCACAATCCAGATGCTTTAAATTCTGAGAATCAGCTAGTGTGATCTACTTCTTGTGCAAATATGTGATGGGACTGGTTTGTTTTAGAGCTTATAAGCTCAACTCTGTGTATCACCACAAATGGACCAGTTGACAgggaatttgtttgaaaattttgcatagcAATTTTCTGTTCATTCTTCATGAGGTCAAAGTTGGTATATGATTTTACATAGTAAAAactgctatacaagctgaaatttgtgtaagCAAAATGTCTAATATGATGTGGAGCATTTTGCTCGACGATACAGGTGAATTTACACCCTGCCAGTTGATTTGGTTCACAACTAGCACAACTAGGCCTTTAGGTAAGATTTTACATAAAAGATTAATgtaatataattgaagacagaattaaaaagactagtttgcatctgacgtcagggcaaaggcacagCATGATTTGGTTGCTGacttgcgcagtacggcatttttggtctggttgacaggacatcatacacaaactagtctttttaattcttcaTTTATACTAGACATGCTGTCAAGTAGACATGTCACCAAATGCAAGTTCATGGCACAGCTACTGGTCAAGTCTTGATAATAGGGCAAGTTGGTAAATTCTTTTTAATGCATAAGCCCCGATTCTGAAAATTCTCTGAGGGAAAACTTTCTTACAGTTATCCTCACCATATGCCTCAATGGCACTTGAGATTggattaaccctattctattacccccacaaaactGGTATATTTGAGTGGCGTGAAGGTATCATATTACCTACTGCAttgcagtgttattggttgggtaaaaaccaataagtggcataccattggcaagcttggactttaagcttttagaaggctgacagtaaaattgtgctcttgattgttgggagtggccttcttttccttggtctttattttcaaatttatttctctctttttttccacatacttacagcatgcttatataagctttttagcctggcttgaccaccattttgtttgagcctggacCCATCAGAAGCCAAGTGTGTCTCTGCACGGACCAACCatgcatttaaacaaacaaataaacaaacaaacatacataatCAGTAATTCAACATTAGCATACCTTCGACTACATAGAGCTTATAGAGTGGGAACTCTATACTTTTAGCCAATGCTTCTATTTCAGATCTCAGCTCTCCTTCTGGTAACGGCACATACTTGTCAAACAATGGAGCTATGTAATCAGCATATACTGTGATGAGAACCTACAAAGAAGAAGCAATAGATAGGCACATATTACTGCACATTTGggctgttcctgttgaaatccatacaccccatatggaagacatggccttaatctccctcacagggggtgaagatttcaaatggggtcacccattcaaATATCCCTATTCGAAATTTACATTTCCTGGGTGGaaagttaaggtcatgtcttccgtaggggtatggatttcaactggaataacccatataAGCAACTACTGTTTGAACTTCAAAGACAAAATTGTTCTACTGTACACTTTATCAGAAGTAATGGTAAAATTGTATTGGACAATGCATTACGTACAAAGATAAAGGTTATACCAAttaataattagctaattaattgacattacgttttgttacctggagattTGATCATGtgtcacctcctttttcaaccaaattaacggtaataactcttgtagtcagggatcaacatttaaccacaaattgcatcagtcaaaactcacatcctgggaaccaaataccacacaatgtcatttttatataactcattgacccatttgtgttatatactgcctctagctataatgacagccttgtgatctggtcaactcgtTGACAGATACCatcctcaggagggaattcaatttttaataaattctcttcaggtagtgaaacgtagtGATATTTGTAAATaacaaggatcgaccaagcagCAATGTTTGATCGagagatcaaactaatttggttctattgccttaatattgccaaaaatatAAATTGAACCTACTTGCAATTTATAATTGTCCCCTTGATTACTTACTTAATTTCCCTAGTTTCCCTGTTTCCAGTTAATTTGGAattgttctttcttctttctaaaAATACATATGTTCAAGTTACGCTCTTGTTTCATTTACTGATCCTACTACTTCAATTTGCTAATGTTGCAAGTTCTGTTAGTCTCCTCCGCCACCTATTTGATTCCACTCTGCTCTCCATACAAACCATCCAACCAATTTTAACATATAAcaccgtttctgattggctataaaGATATAACAAGAATGATACATCCAGGAAATTTCCAGTCACTGATTTTGATTGATAGTATGTAACAAGAGGTCTAAATGGTATTATAAAAACTCCATGTGACTGTGGTCACAGCTCGTAAATATTAAGTAGCCAATTAACATATTAAAAGCTGTGTTTCAAGTCGTGCTAGATGATGTTTTGTTACAGACTTCAGCCAATCAAAAAGGGCAAATGATGTTATCATTGGTAGATGGTTCGTGCGGAGTAAGCAGAATCAAACCGGTGACGGAGGAGATTAAATTGTGTTTGAATTACAAACCCATGATCAAATGGATGCTTACCAGTGACACAACCAGAGTGAACAGCCAAGTGTATATAAAGAAGTACTGACCACCCATCTTAATGATATACAACATAGCAGCAGTGATAGGCATAGCTATGAGCTGAGTGACGATGAACTTCTTGATTTGGTCCTTGACAAAGAAGCCTGGTGTCTGGAaggaaacaaaattaatacacagAGTAGTTAGTCAAAAAGTTCAGAAACTTAATTTTTGGCTTCGCAAGAACCAATTCAGGTCGTGGGTTTGAATCCCTGCGGCATCAACatgttgtgcacttaggcaaggcTCTTCACCCATTGCCTCTCCTCACCCAGGTGTACAAAGGggacaactctctagtccaaaggttccctagtccaagggatccttagtccgaaggttcgctagtccgaacgcgtaatttaccattcgctagtctgaATTCTGAAAAAAGTcagaatatcgggttctctagtctgaaTAATAAGTAAGGTTCTCTAATCCGAATATAAAATAAGGCTcgatatccctaaccctaacctgtattctatatttggactagagaacctttggattagtgaacttaatttggttttcggactagcgacccttcggactagagaacctttggactagcgacccttcggactagcgacccttcggactagagagaagtcatggTGTACAAATGGGTAAAAGCCatattcaatgtggaggatgtgAAGCGACCCCACCCAGCAACATTTTATAGAGGAGTTTGACCCAATCGCTTCAAAAGAGAGATGGGTACTTCGGACCGTGAACACTGGTTCATCCCCTTTACCTAATAGTGCTTGGATATGAACCTGCAACCTTGAAATTATTAGTTGTATCGATGTACCAGCATGCTTTGCATATCTTACCTGGTTGTTAAACCCATGTTTTTGCTCCACTACAAATGTCCTGTACACCGTCCATGGCATGCCGGTGATGATGCTAAATATGGAGGCCAGTAATAGAAACACTAATGACTGAGTGATCTgaataaaaaaagattaaaaagtAACAAGTAAAGTTTTAAACAAGAGTCTAACCGGGAGCAATTTCACGGTAACCGGTGGGTAAAAAGGCCTGAGAGCCTGTTTATTTTCCCCTTGAATACAATCAAACATTTGTACAGAGAGTAGAAGGCAAAATTAAGCGATGAAAATTATTATACCACTTGAAATTGATGAAAGACTTACATGTAGATTTAAACTGACCAATTGACAAGGAGTTGGTTTGAATGGATGTGAGCAGATGCTCAGATCTGTTAAAGCCAGAGTAAGGGGAGAGAGAACATGGaacttttcgagcatcattagtctagccgagcggcggctagactcctgtttcccagtagtttctttcttcttcttcttcttcttcttcttcttcttcttacacagccgtggacgttagtcacggctgtgtctttttcttacaggttctttctttctttcttcttcttcttctttctgccgaccactacatttgctctagcacttacatgcttacaccgattttgacctaacttggtcacaaccatcattgatcatgcccctacatgtcatatgacactcgtggggtcaaaggtcacgcaggggtcatagaggtcaaaaacgtgatttcaactcagaATGCTTCTTCTCTCCCAGagtacgtaggacagtgacaccacttgcacacatgcattgttattatccagtgtctatggggtcctcacagatttggggtcaaaggtcattaaggggtcacttccgtataaaacgaaaaaacttcaaaattttttatttgctaagaaaaacataggacagtaaagatatgttcacacataaattgtagttaccctgtgtatatgtggtattttttatttagtgtcaaaggtcattaagggccacttccggtataaaacgaaatacctttaaaatgcttcttctcccacaaattacgaggacagtgacaccacttgcacacatgaattgttattacccagtgtatatggggtcctcacagatttggggtcaaatgtcattaaggggtcacttccggtataaaacgaaaaaccttcaaaattttgtatttgctaagaaaaacataggacagtaacggtatgttcacacatgaattgtggttacccaattcatacgtggtattttttatttggggtcaaaggtcattaaggggtcacttccggtctgagacgaaaaaccttcaaaatgcccttctgccacaaataacatagcaaagttgtgccacgtgcacccatgcattgacattagccaatgtctatgggcgttgtcatatattttggggttaaaggtcattaggggtcaaaacacggctgtgttcgtggtcttagaccacagctaagtctagttcttcttctttctgtcaacatttaacataatttgctctagctcctttattatttgaccgattatgaccaaacttgggcacaagctccactaccccagcctttacatttgacatgacccatttggggtcaaacgtcatgcatgagtaattttggctaaaatgtaaaataaaaaaaaaatgcttcttctcctacagattacatggtacagtaatgagatttatacattgaccttggctatagccgggcctatggggtcctcacagatttggggtcaaaggtcattaaggtggtatttccgcacataaccaaataccttcaaaatgcttcttttcctacagattctatggtacagagatgcgactgacacatatgcattgacattagttggtgtctatggggtcctcacagattttgagttcaaggtcatacaggggacaaaaatggttgattactgaaaatcactttaaaattcaatattttctgcatattacgtgctgtgatcatccgaataatgccaaaagggctctagcattatgttcatatacgattgtaatcagatttggcttaaacatggaggagggtctgttttggggtcaaaggggtaaaattctaaagtttgtccgattgaaatgaaaattagtatatgtgatcttgatatgattcaaaatatattggaggtcatttcaaggtcaccagaggtcaaccaaaggtcaaaaggggtcaagttctaaagtttgtccaatttaaatgaaaattagtgtatgtgatcttgatatgattcaaaatataatggatgtcatttcaaggtcaccagaggtcaaccaaaggtcaaaagggtcaaattgcaaagtgtgTTCAATTTGAAtcgaaattagtatacgttatgtggatatgatgcaaaatatgtggtgaaggtcatttccaggtcatcagaggtcatttcaaggtcacggctagacttcgcagccttactaaggatgcaatatatctagttatttctgaattatatgtccaaagtatataaaactatacatttttggaaaggaataAGGAAAacgagtcaaggaatcccatgatgatgtcagatattttcaaaaatcttgagtttttgaacaaatcacaaaaattcactttttcaccCTAATTTTTTGTGTGATAAGATAAAAAAAATCGGTTCAGAGTAAAAAATGTTagtagcttttcatgaagaagagacatgaacttagggaagtttttttcattttttcaaaatatttgttttaaacaaaaatatacaccattatgtgcaatttttagcttaattatagactgcttttttcacatgttttcatcaatatttagaaaaaagataaaaatttcaaaatacctCGTATTCTGATCCATAGTCGAAATGTGACATCACTTGGCCAGCTACATGCCACAGGTATGGAATAGCACCAATCACTAAAATTACCtgcaaaacaaaacacatcaacaaATGTAATGATGTCTATTCACTtcttgcatggtcatcaagtttgaaGATAGAGCCtcaatctggcagcatgcatgaatgggaattgaacgagtcatataacattgtgtaaagtgaCGTATTTCTTCCTTCATGTATGTTACCAGTTTTTTTCTACCCAACATGGCAGAACTATGCAAGGGGTTAATCCAAATTGTCAGTCCACTTTTAAGCAAGTGGGCCTCACCTTACCTTCATAGTAATTAGTAAcccatacaatattatacaaatattgactgttatGAGAGGCAATTAttggcccaaggtgatctcaaaaccatgctgtGACCTGAGGCACAGCTGAGTATCATACTCATACCGtcatatagcatggttttgagatcacttcgggcctataattttaaacatgtcctgaatataaagcagtcaatatttgcttaatataccgaatggatgtacgtggatgttgcgattcCGCAGTGTAATCGGGATGTATGTGACCCGTCAAATTCTCTCAAATACAGGGCATAGTTAAAACTATAAGTTTAAAAATTGGGAGGGCGCACACATTTGGACATTCAATTTGCGACTTGCGAGTTACACATACAGACACCATTTCACAAACTCCGCAATACTTACTGAACTTTCAAATTGACCATATAAATCATGCCAAAAGCCGAAGGATTCTTTGTCCAGGGCGTACACACGAGCTTTCTCCAGTGTCTCAGAGTCCAATACATCTTTCAAGGGTCCAGGCACTTCTGTGGTGTTCTTGTACACTTGAATCTgtaattcaaaatttaaaaacaataagcCCATTCGCAATttcagatcatggtgcatcatgggtaatatttgccgataaaactggagataaacacgatgaggctactgtacatttccaatgcggtgaactgtgccgtttgcataaaaCATCTTGTACTGGGATTTTGCcatttattttgtctttatttcttcatgatatcaatatttaatcaaatacaatgcatcatgaagaaataaagatgTCCAAAATAATCGGCATAAttccagtacaagatgtttttatgcaaacggcacagttcaccgcattggaaacgcactgcagcctcctcgtgtttatctctcgttgaagaactgtgtgacgatgtctgagcatgcgcagttgcaattttccgaaattgcgaaagggcttatggGCCACAGCCAAAATTCCtgtttgtggcgggacggaattttgatagaccttttaaattgtagctctgcgactatttattttatggattcttcatgttcttattataaacaagtaagttacagactacattcagacacaagaaaaatagtccaaagaatcaacatgttgccacggtaacacaaattcattgatgtggcaggacggaatgataaacttcatgtatttg
It encodes:
- the LOC140141154 gene encoding CAAX prenyl protease 1 homolog → MEVNVEPIVTNYFEPETIFWSIFAFMWVMYVWETYLSHRQIQVYKNTTEVPGPLKDVLDSETLEKARVYALDKESFGFWHDLYGQFESSVILVIGAIPYLWHVAGQVMSHFDYGSEYEITQSLVFLLLASIFSIITGMPWTVYRTFVVEQKHGFNNQTPGFFVKDQIKKFIVTQLIAMPITAAMLYIIKMGGQYFFIYTWLFTLVVSLVLITVYADYIAPLFDKYVPLPEGELRSEIEALAKSIEFPLYKLYVVEGSKRSSHSNAYFYGFYKNKRIVLFDTLLEDYTPADEKKEEETKETETKEDVEDETKEETEEASGETKEETKEEKKKKGCNNDEVLAVLAHELGHWKLNHNLKNIIIGQVNLFLCFFLFALLIEKKVLYEAFGFYDSQPVLLGLVIIFQFVFSPYNELLSFCMTVLTRRFEFQADAFAKSLHKADKLRSALVKLHKDNLGFPVADWLYSTVHYSHPPLLERLAALGKTE